TCCTCCCGTGCCGGGGTGAACGACGTTTCGCCTTGGGTGATCGTAAACCGGTCCAAAGAGAAGTCGAACGAATCGACAACGCGCTTTACCGACGGGTTCACGTAGAGGGCGTTGCGCCCTACGTAAGGGGAAAGCTCGTTCCGCAGAGTCGGGGAGATGCGGGAATTGAAGGTGCGGTCGGTGATGTACACGATGAAGATCCCGAGCTCCTCTCCCCCCACAGGCACAGTGAGCTGGAGGAAGAGATCCGGACTCAATCCGGTCTTCTCCGCGATCTGCGCGTCGGTGGCAGCGAATCCCGTCACGCTCAACAACAAAACAAGGAGGAAGGCGAGTAGACCCCGCCCTCCCGACTGAATCAGCACCATCGGATGTTCTGCTTTACCGAGAGTAACGGCCTAGTGGCACGGCCCGCCGCACCACCATCCGGTAAATGCGAACACCCAGAACGTGAAGAAGAACGAGAGCAGCACCCAAGCCTCTATGGTCATCGGCCACCTCCTTAGATTGTGATTTCACTATAGCACAAAACCGGTCCGGAGACAAGTGTTATACATAACAGAACTGCAAAACACCGAATTTGCTTGACACGGCGCTTCTTTCCTGGTTTAATCGTCGGGAACTAACGTGTTGTGTAGCAATTTTGTCTGCACCGCGAAGGGGGTTCCATTGGCGGAAGAAAGTCAGAGGGAAAGCGGTGTTCTTGATCGAAAGATGCTCTCTCTTCTCCTCGATGCTTTAGGAGCATTGGTCATCATCTTCGACTCGGAGGGACGAGTTATACATCTTAACAACGCCTGCCAAGAGGTAACCGGCTATTCGGTAGAAGAGTTAAAGGGGAAGCCGATCTGGGATCTTCTGATCCTCCCCGAGGAGCGGGAGAATGTGAAGCGCGTGTTCGACGAGCTCGTGCGGACCGCTGCTTCCAACCGGTACGAGAACTACTGGCGGAGCAAGGACGGGAGTCTGCACCTGATCTCCTGGTCGAACACCGTCTACCGCGACCCCGTGGAAGGGGTGAAGTACGTGATCGGCACCGGAATCGAGGTGACGGACTACCGGCGTACCCAGGAGGCCCTTGAGGACTTAAACCAGAAGATAATCCTCCTTCACGAGACCGCGCATCGACTGGGAGAGATGACGAAGGAGGAGGACGTATACCAGCTTACCGTGCACGCGGCTGAGGAGATCCTCGGGTTTCCGTTATGCACCCTTGACATCTGTGAGGATGATAAGCTTGTCCCCAAGGCGATGGCAAACGGTCTCCCTCCCGGAGCGAGTCAGCCGGTTCCCCTTTCCGAGGAGACACTGGCGACGAAGACCTACCTCACCGGGAAGACGTACGTGCTCGGGCGCCCGGATGACGATCCCTCCGCCCGACCTACTTACTCCGAGTTCCGCTCGGTGATCAGCGCCCCGATCGGCAAGTTCGGGGTGTTCCAGGTGGCGTCGGAGAAGGAGAACGCGTTCTCCGAGCAGGACGTGCGCCTCATCGAACTCCTCCTCGGGCACACCACGCAGGCGATCGCCCGCATCCGCCTGCAGAACGAGCTGCGGGAGCAGGCGAGGAGGGATCCGCTCACCGGTGTCTACAACCGCCGCTACTTCAACGAAGTGGTCGAACAGGAGCTCATCCGCTCCAGGCGATACGAGCATCCGATCGGATTCCTGATGATCGACGTTGACAACTTCAAGCAGATAAACGACCGCTTCGGCCATCAGATGGGAGACCGGGTCCTGCAGGAAGTGGCGAACCTCCTCGTCGCCCAAGTGCGGGAGAGCGATATCGTCGTCCGCTACGGAGGGGACGAGTTCCTCGTCATGCTGATCGAGACGGACGGACAGGCGGATGCGGTGAAGGCCCGCATCCAGGAGACGGTCAAGGAGAGGAATGAGACCGGTGA
This window of the Candidatus Bipolaricaulota bacterium genome carries:
- a CDS encoding diguanylate cyclase, which encodes MLSLLLDALGALVIIFDSEGRVIHLNNACQEVTGYSVEELKGKPIWDLLILPEERENVKRVFDELVRTAASNRYENYWRSKDGSLHLISWSNTVYRDPVEGVKYVIGTGIEVTDYRRTQEALEDLNQKIILLHETAHRLGEMTKEEDVYQLTVHAAEEILGFPLCTLDICEDDKLVPKAMANGLPPGASQPVPLSEETLATKTYLTGKTYVLGRPDDDPSARPTYSEFRSVISAPIGKFGVFQVASEKENAFSEQDVRLIELLLGHTTQAIARIRLQNELREQARRDPLTGVYNRRYFNEVVEQELIRSRRYEHPIGFLMIDVDNFKQINDRFGHQMGDRVLQEVANLLVAQVRESDIVVRYGGDEFLVMLIETDGQADAVKARIQETVKERNETGESFPFPITLSIGTAHWDPEKRESIEQVLARADKRMYASKGAHRGTG